CATGATGTTATGTCGCATATTTATGCCTATGGTGAGCAATGTCCAAAGGCAAGAGCAATTATTCATCTTGGTGCAACGAGTGCTTATGTACAAGATAATACTGATCTCATCCAAATGAAAGCAGGGCTGTATATTATCCTTGCAAAGCTGATAAATACGATAAAAATTCTTTCACATCAAGCGATGAAATATAAAACTCTTGCAACCTTAAGCTTTACTCATTTCCAGCCAGCCCAGCCGACAACATTAGGAAAACGTATTTGCTTGTGGATACAGGACTATGTTTTAGATGTTGAGGAGCTTGAAATGAGAATCAGTCATTTACGGTTCCACGGCGTAAAGGGTACAACGGGCACACAAGCCAGCTTTATGTCACTTTTCCATAACGATACAGAAAAGGTCAAAAGACTCGATGAGCTTGTTACAAGAAAAATGGGATTTGAGAGTTCTTATCCGGTGACAGGGCAAACCTATCCGCGTAAGGTTGATAGCCAAATTATGTTTTGCCTTGCTGGTATAGCAGAATCAGCCCACAAATTTTCTAATGATATGCGATTACTTCAGCATCTGAAAGAGGTGGAAGAGCCGTTTGAGGAAGAACAGATTGGTTCATCAGCCATGGCTTATAAAAGAAACCCTATGCGCTGTGAGCGCATAGCTGCTCTTGCGCGTTACGTATTGTGTAATTGTCTGAATCCGGCATTTACTGCAGCATCACAATGGTTTGAAAGGACATTGGATGATTCTGCCAATAAGAGAATTTCAGTTCCGGAGGCGTTTCTTGCTATAGATGGCATATTAAATATTGTACTCAATGTTGCTTCCGGATTTAACGTTTATTCCTCTGCTATTCATCGGCATCTTGTTGATGAGATACCTTTTATGATAACAGAGAATATCCTTATGGAGGCAGTAAATGCAGGAGGTGACCGTCAGGCGGTTCATGAAAGTATCCGCAAACATGCAATGGAGGCAGCCTCAAGGATGAAGGAAGAGGGAAATACAAATGATCTTTTGGTGCGAATTTTACAAGATCCGCTATTTTCACGAATTAGACCAAAGATAAAGGAGATTTCTGATCCAATTAAATTGGTTGGCAGGGCGCCGCAGCAGACAGAAGAATTTATAACTCAGGTTATAGATCCTCTCTTACATCGGCATAATCATCTTATTGATAAAAAATTAATACCAGCATTGTATGTGTAATGTGCGGATGCGGGTAATGTAACTTTGTTATTCTTTATTTTATGGTAAGGAAAGAATCATTAAGCAAGCTCTCTTTTATATTAATTACCGATAGGAATTTTTGTAAGCAATCGTTTCTTACTACGATAAAACTGGCGCTTAAAGGCGGTATTAAAACTATACAATTGAGAGAAAAGGGGCTTACGACATATGAACTTTATTCTTTAGCATCTGAATTACGAACGACAACCTCGGATTTCAAAGCAAATTTAATTATCAATGACAGGGTCGATATTGCCCTTGCAGTGGAAGCCGATGGTGTACATTTAGGATGGCAATCCTTGCCCTATAATATAGTAAGGAAATTGTTTGGTTTTGAAAAATTGATAGGTGTATCGACCCATACTATTCAAGAGGCACTGCAGGCTCAAGAGAATAAAGCAGATTATATTACCTTTGGGCCTGTCTTTACCACACCTTCAAAGGCGGGGCTTTTAGATGCTGTCGGACCCGATGAAATTCAAAAACTGAAAAATAAGGTACATATACCTGTTGTTGCTCTGGGCGGAATTCATGAAGGGAATGTAGAAGCTGTTTTGGATAAAGGGGCAGATGGGATTGCTGTTATTTCAAGTATTATGCATGCCGATAATCCAGAAAATGCAGCCAGATCTTTATCTCATAAAATCGGGATATATAAGAAATAATTTTGTTTTTCTTAAAGCGGCAGGGTTTTAAACAAAAATGATTAAATAGGGGATGCCTATGCAATTGTTAGAAAAATTACATTTTAATGAGAAGGGACTTATTCCATCGGTGATTGTAGATATTATGGACGGAAAGGTACTTACGTTATGCTACATGAATAAAGAAGCGGTTACAAAAACGATTGAAACAAGTAAGGTGCACGTGTTTCGCCGTTCTCAAAATCGGCTTATGATTAAGGGAGAAAGTTCAGGTCATATTCAGGTTGTAAAAAGGGTATTTTTTGATTGCGAAGGGAACTCGCTTATTTTTATGGTAGAACAACAAGTAGCTGCATGCCACGCTGGTTATAAAACATGTTTTTATCGGGAATATTTTCCCAAAACAGATAGTATCCAGATTGTAGAAAATAAGATATTTGATCCTGATAAAGTCTATAATAAATAGGAGACTAAAATGATGATAACAGAATAAAATTCATTGAAAAAACGCTTGAAAACGATTATGTCAGATGTTATAGTTTAACTTTATTAAAATTTTGACTGTTTCATTAGAGTATCGATACTTTATTTTGCCTCACCTGTGGAGGAAAAGATATGTTTAAGCGTGGTAAATATGTAAAGTTTTTTCTTTTAATGGCCTTTATAGGAATGGCGGGTTGCGCTGAATTAAATGAACTGAGAGATTTAAACAGAAGACAGGCAATTACCATAAGAGACCAATCTGAAGAGATCGATAACCTTGAGAAACAGCTTTCTTCCGTTTCTGATAGGCTTAAATCAAGTGAAGCAGAAATGAGCAAACTTAGGCAGCTCGCAAAATCAATCGGAGGAGGTGTATCTGTCCGGGATACCGTAGAAGGGCCGGTAATACTTTTTCCGGAAAAGATACTTTTTGATTCAGGTATGGCCATAATAAAATCCAATGGAGAAAAGGCGTTGGGAAAGATGGCGGAGTTCCTTGATGAAAATCCTTCCATTTCTATCAGGATAGATGGTCATACAGATACCGACCCGATTATAAAAACAAAACATCTCTGGGATTCTAATCACCATTTATCATCGGCGCGAGCGCTTAGTGTATTCCATTTTTTAACGAAGACAGAGAATATCGCAGAAAAAAGGATTCATATTGCTGGGTTTGGTCCTAATCGTCCGATAGCGCCTAATACTACTTCCGCCGGAAAAAAAGAAAACAGGCGGGTAGAATTTTTGATATTAACGAGCGTTGCTTCCCTGCCTCCCAAAGACACTTCGCTATCTGAGGTAGAAGCAGAGAATCCTTATGAGGTTGAAGAAGAGTTGGAAGGAGCAGCTCCTCCTGTAACCGAAGAAAGTGAAGAATAGTAGTTTGTGGAAATATTTCTTTTGATAGTCTTTACCATTGCATTATCACAAGAAATGTTGGTTTAGAAATTGTATTAATATAAAAATTTATATGCGTCTAACCTGTTTCATCCACAATTCCCAAACCAAGTTGTAAAACAACACCCAAACGCTGCCCAAAGGACTTCATCGCTTCAAGGACACGAGAATTGAGATATAATTTATAAATATTGTTTATAGTATTTTATTAACTATTTATGGATCTATTATAGGTTTTGTTAATGTGAAGAGTGTAAAAAATCAACCTGAGATACAAGAAAAAGAAATAAGCGGTAATGTTGTGCAGATGAGTAGAAGTCGGGTTATCCAAAACAAAAAGGATGATTCCAGTAAAATTTGGGAATTCTTTTGTTCTGTCAAGCTTGCTGTAGTGATTATTTTGATTATGGTTGTGGCTTGCATCTTAGGAACGGTAATTTTACAAGAGAGAACATTGGATGAGTATACTGCAAGATATGGATATGGATTGGCGACTTTCTTTAGAGTAACTCAATTAAATAATGTGTTTTACTCCTATTGGTTTTCGTTTCTTTTGATATTACTGTGTGCTAATCTCATTTGTTGCACTATCAAACGATGGAGAAATACATTTTTACAAACGGGTTTTATTCTTACCCATCTAAGTCTTGTCTTAATATTGATAGGTGGTGTTGTAAAATTTCAACTAGGTGTAAAAGGTGGTGTGAATGTCTATGAGGGAAAAACGGTAAACTATTTTCTTACACAAATGATTAATCGGCAAGGAAAAATGGATTATATTAAAAAGGATTTACCATTTTCTATTGCCCTGGATGACTTTATCTTAGAGAAAAATGAGCCGAAATACCAGCTTGTATCGTATGTGAAGGATAAAGATCGTCAGAAAGTGTTAGAGGTAAAATCCGGGAAAAGGCAGCGGGTTCCCGGATCAGACTATAAAGTGACTATTAAGGATTATATTCCGGATGCAGAATTAAAACAAGAGCCGGTAAACACATCCGACAAACCAGAAAACCCTGCTGTCTTTGTAAGGCTATTTGGCTCCGAGGATCTTGCTGCTGAGGGGTGGTTATTGGCGAATGCCCGAAACTCTTATGATGATAAGAAGCAAAATTTACGTGTAGAATATATCTGGATGCCATCTCAGGAGGAACTGGATAAGGCTGTTAGTTCTGTTGGATCTTCTCAGGCGAAGTTGTCTGTCACCATATCGGGCCAATCTCAGGATTATCCTTTAGAGTTAAATAAAGTTTTTAAAATTGAAGGAACCAATTATTCCGCAAAGATGTTACAGTATGTATTTAACTATGGGGATAGACGTCCGATAGGCGAGCAGCCAATGGACAATCCTGCTGTTCAGGTAGAAGTCAATGGTCCAGAAGGGACTGAAACCCGTTGGGTGTTTGAAAAATTTCCTGATTGGGATAAAATGCATCCTTCAAAATATAAGAATTTAAAATTAACCTGTAGTGGGATTGAAAGTACCCATATGGCAAAAAATACCGTAAGGATTTTGCATTCGCCAGAAGGAAAGCAGGTAATGCTTTATATAAAGGATAAACGCATTGTTGAAACCATACCTTGGGAACTGGGAAAAAAGTATACGATTCCTGGTGTAGGTAGCCAAATCATGGTATCTGATTATTTTCCGGCATTTGACTTCAAACAAGAAGTTGTAAAAAAATCAGATGAGATAGGGGTACCGGCTATTTTTGTTGAGGTTGAAGGGCCAAGTGGAAAAGCTGATGATTGGTTGTTCTCCAATAATCAGTATGCCACATGGTATACTGATAATAATCTTGCTCTCGTTTACGAATCAACCGGTGATTCGATCAAGCATTTTACCAGTAAGTTGCGAATTGTGGATAATGGTCAAACGGTTGCGGAGAAGACTATCAGGGTAAATGATCCTTTGAAATATAAAGGGTATGTTATTTATCAGTCAAGTTACGATCCGGAAGCCGGGAATTTTTCTGGTTTACAAATTGTTAAAGATCCCGGTATTCCTGTAGTGTACTCGGGTTTTGGGGCGCTGTGCTTTGGCGTTATATTTATATTTTACGTAAAGCCATTTCTACGGAAAAAAACAAAGAAAGAGATGGAGGAATAAGATGAGCTTAATTAATATTACTTTGATTGTATATGTAGTGGCGTCTATTGCTTATATAGCAAGAGAAATCTGGCGGTCTGCCGGTATAAGATGGGTGTCTCTTGGATTGTTTATTTTAGCATTTTGTTTGAATCTGGCAATGGTAGCAAAACGTTCAATAGAAGCTGGTCATCCGCCTTTTTCTAACCTGTATGAATCGTTAATCTTTTACGCATGTTGTACAGCCTTTGTATATATTATATTTGAATTTATCTATAACTTTAGAATCGTGGGAGCATTAGCGTCTGTTTTATCGATGTTGATCTTACTTTATGCAACGCTTCAGGATGATACTATAAGACCTATTATGCCGGCATTGAAAAGCAATTGGATGTTAGTGCATGTTGTTACCTATATGCTTGGGTA
The genomic region above belongs to Candidatus Jettenia caeni and contains:
- a CDS encoding putative adenylosuccinate lyase — protein: MPLTNRRNQYQSPFSERYASTEMCYIFSDQYKFSTWRKLWIALAEAQQELGLPSITSDQINEMRRFQDTINFDVAREYEKKLRHDVMSHIYAYGEQCPKARAIIHLGATSAYVQDNTDLIQMKAGLYIILAKLINTIKILSHQAMKYKTLATLSFTHFQPAQPTTLGKRICLWIQDYVLDVEELEMRISHLRFHGVKGTTGTQASFMSLFHNDTEKVKRLDELVTRKMGFESSYPVTGQTYPRKVDSQIMFCLAGIAESAHKFSNDMRLLQHLKEVEEPFEEEQIGSSAMAYKRNPMRCERIAALARYVLCNCLNPAFTAASQWFERTLDDSANKRISVPEAFLAIDGILNIVLNVASGFNVYSSAIHRHLVDEIPFMITENILMEAVNAGGDRQAVHESIRKHAMEAASRMKEEGNTNDLLVRILQDPLFSRIRPKIKEISDPIKLVGRAPQQTEEFITQVIDPLLHRHNHLIDKKLIPALYV
- a CDS encoding thiamine-phosphate pyrophosphorylase — translated: MVRKESLSKLSFILITDRNFCKQSFLTTIKLALKGGIKTIQLREKGLTTYELYSLASELRTTTSDFKANLIINDRVDIALAVEADGVHLGWQSLPYNIVRKLFGFEKLIGVSTHTIQEALQAQENKADYITFGPVFTTPSKAGLLDAVGPDEIQKLKNKVHIPVVALGGIHEGNVEAVLDKGADGIAVISSIMHADNPENAARSLSHKIGIYKK
- a CDS encoding phosphoribosyl-ATP diphosphatase encodes the protein MQLLEKLHFNEKGLIPSVIVDIMDGKVLTLCYMNKEAVTKTIETSKVHVFRRSQNRLMIKGESSGHIQVVKRVFFDCEGNSLIFMVEQQVAACHAGYKTCFYREYFPKTDSIQIVENKIFDPDKVYNK
- a CDS encoding putative chemotaxis protein — translated: MFKRGKYVKFFLLMAFIGMAGCAELNELRDLNRRQAITIRDQSEEIDNLEKQLSSVSDRLKSSEAEMSKLRQLAKSIGGGVSVRDTVEGPVILFPEKILFDSGMAIIKSNGEKALGKMAEFLDENPSISIRIDGHTDTDPIIKTKHLWDSNHHLSSARALSVFHFLTKTENIAEKRIHIAGFGPNRPIAPNTTSAGKKENRRVEFLILTSVASLPPKDTSLSEVEAENPYEVEEELEGAAPPVTEESEE